The Solibacillus daqui genome has a segment encoding these proteins:
- a CDS encoding carbohydrate ABC transporter permease encodes MAFSAKQKYLFLAFCLLPTFILFLIFTVYPMLGGLYYSFFEWSGTSANKTFIGLENYIRLWNDSIIKKAIFNDFFFVFVKVLGIMMLSLFFAVALTQLRIKEAPFYRIVFFFPNIMSVVVIGILWQFIYDPNIGIVNSFLNQVGLTEWVRPWLGDKTWVLPSIAIPAIWAGIGLFMLLLMGGISSVPKSLYEAAEIDGASEWQQFWHITVPLIWPQIKTSILYIIITSLNGSFVLVQVMTGGGPGSSSEVMGSYLYQRAFEDFQFGYGAAIGVLILVVSLITVLISQFILKKEKVEY; translated from the coding sequence GTGGCCTTTTCTGCAAAGCAAAAATATTTATTTTTAGCCTTTTGTTTATTACCAACATTTATTCTCTTTTTAATTTTTACAGTTTATCCGATGCTAGGTGGGTTATATTATTCGTTTTTTGAATGGTCAGGTACAAGTGCTAATAAAACCTTTATCGGATTAGAGAACTATATACGCTTATGGAATGATTCGATTATTAAAAAAGCAATCTTTAATGATTTTTTCTTTGTATTTGTAAAAGTGCTAGGGATTATGATGCTGTCATTATTTTTTGCAGTGGCATTAACACAATTGCGAATTAAAGAAGCACCGTTTTACAGAATTGTGTTTTTCTTTCCGAATATTATGTCTGTCGTTGTAATCGGTATTCTTTGGCAATTTATATATGATCCGAATATTGGTATTGTAAACAGTTTCTTAAATCAAGTTGGTCTAACTGAATGGGTACGTCCTTGGCTTGGTGATAAAACATGGGTTTTACCGAGTATTGCAATTCCTGCTATTTGGGCAGGGATTGGCTTATTTATGCTTTTACTGATGGGCGGTATTTCAAGTGTTCCTAAAAGCTTATATGAAGCAGCGGAAATTGACGGGGCATCGGAGTGGCAACAATTTTGGCATATTACGGTTCCCCTTATTTGGCCACAAATTAAGACGTCAATTCTTTACATTATCATTACTTCATTAAATGGTTCATTTGTGCTTGTTCAAGTAATGACAGGTGGAGGACCAGGGAGCTCGTCAGAAGTAATGGGTTCGTATTTATACCAGCGTGCTTTTGAAGATTTTCAGTTTGGGTATGGAGCCGCAATAGGAGTACTTATTCTAGTTGTATCACTTATTACGGTATTAATTTCGCAATTTATTTTGAAAAAAGAAAAAGTCGAATATTAA
- a CDS encoding extracellular solute-binding protein, whose translation MKRIWFLIALMSLMVLLVACSGDSATDGNTTTDNEQTDTETETETDASENTEDGLTGKFEIQYFVGGYGDEWWKRVIGDFQKQHPNLEIIEHAGPNINTEMNTRWISNTPPDVVYIDGNGADETQMIVEGQLMDISSIVKDWKFEDSPLLDSFIVPAEELDGGKIYSLPLVFDTWGIWYDNNWFKDKGWEVPTDFDSWLSSMEKIKADENITPLVTTGQYTQYFQRGVLNPAFAAAGGNELLNDLNNGVVEAWKKPETLEVLKKVEKIVQAKVLDSGFAAYNHTQSQMNFLMHKNAYIPVGFWLPNEMKKDTPADFEFGFTPTPMNDPGEPLALVPDIRTIAIAEKAKNPEAAKAFLEFVFTEQYAQAFAESTGAIMNMKNVDLSASSNVPDFLKGVNDMINNPGSVQIFKRQTPNAEEQKIAVEITNEIKLQITDILLGEITAEQFVEKLTKKAEELRK comes from the coding sequence ATGAAACGGATTTGGTTTTTAATCGCTTTAATGAGCTTGATGGTGCTATTAGTCGCTTGTTCAGGAGATAGTGCAACAGATGGTAACACAACTACAGATAACGAACAAACAGATACGGAAACGGAGACGGAGACTGATGCTTCTGAAAATACAGAAGATGGACTAACTGGAAAATTTGAAATTCAATATTTCGTAGGTGGTTATGGGGATGAATGGTGGAAACGTGTAATTGGTGATTTCCAAAAACAACATCCTAACCTTGAAATTATTGAACATGCAGGTCCGAATATTAATACGGAAATGAACACACGTTGGATTTCAAATACGCCACCAGATGTTGTTTATATTGATGGTAATGGTGCAGATGAAACGCAAATGATTGTAGAAGGGCAATTAATGGACATTAGCTCCATCGTGAAAGATTGGAAATTTGAGGATAGTCCTCTATTAGATAGCTTTATCGTACCGGCTGAAGAATTAGATGGCGGAAAAATTTATAGCTTACCATTAGTGTTTGATACATGGGGAATTTGGTATGACAATAATTGGTTTAAAGATAAAGGTTGGGAAGTACCAACTGACTTTGATAGCTGGTTAAGTTCAATGGAAAAAATTAAAGCAGATGAAAATATTACTCCTCTTGTAACAACAGGCCAGTATACACAATACTTCCAACGAGGGGTGCTAAACCCAGCGTTTGCAGCAGCAGGCGGAAATGAATTATTAAATGATTTAAATAATGGTGTAGTTGAGGCTTGGAAAAAACCAGAAACACTTGAAGTGTTGAAAAAAGTTGAAAAAATTGTGCAGGCAAAAGTGCTTGATTCAGGTTTTGCTGCGTACAATCATACACAATCACAAATGAATTTCTTAATGCATAAAAATGCTTATATTCCTGTTGGATTCTGGTTACCAAACGAAATGAAAAAAGACACTCCAGCAGATTTTGAATTTGGCTTTACACCTACACCGATGAATGATCCAGGCGAGCCGCTAGCACTTGTACCAGATATTCGTACGATTGCCATTGCTGAAAAAGCGAAAAATCCAGAAGCGGCAAAAGCATTTTTAGAGTTTGTATTCACTGAGCAATATGCACAAGCATTTGCTGAATCTACAGGTGCAATTATGAACATGAAAAACGTTGATTTATCAGCAAGCTCAAATGTACCAGATTTCTTAAAAGGTGTTAATGATATGATCAACAATCCTGGTTCTGTTCAAATTTTCAAACGCCAAACACCAAATGCCGAAGAACAAAAAATTGCTGTAGAAATTACAAACGAAATTAAATTACAAATTACAGATATCTTACTTGGCGAAATTACTGCAGAGCAATTCGTAGAAAAATTAACGAAAAAAGCGGAGGAACTAAGAAAATAA
- a CDS encoding metallophosphoesterase family protein codes for MQYAFVSDLHSHYKNTKKVLNHIEQIAPQAEIIGLGDLFECTIGKKKAKTIRNAKLKDAAIIEEKFMNLLTFPSIIGNQEERIALVTGDHRFLQYEEVREIEHATLIHGHQIEWDETYKPTFPQIKTPLLFFGHSHEAAIYINGQRQPVPYNIPLAIGQKPYQINVGAVVDNKEWCLYDSESMTVTFLQAQ; via the coding sequence TTGCAATACGCATTCGTTAGCGACTTACATTCGCATTATAAAAACACAAAAAAAGTGTTAAATCACATTGAACAAATTGCGCCGCAAGCTGAAATTATCGGCTTAGGAGATTTATTTGAGTGTACAATCGGTAAGAAAAAAGCAAAAACCATTCGTAATGCTAAACTTAAGGATGCAGCCATTATTGAAGAAAAATTTATGAACCTATTAACATTTCCCTCTATTATCGGAAATCAAGAAGAACGAATCGCACTCGTAACAGGTGATCATCGTTTTTTACAATACGAAGAAGTCCGTGAAATTGAACACGCTACATTAATTCATGGTCATCAAATTGAATGGGATGAAACATATAAACCAACATTCCCACAAATTAAAACACCGCTATTATTTTTTGGTCATAGCCATGAAGCAGCTATTTATATTAATGGGCAACGTCAACCGGTGCCTTATAATATTCCACTTGCAATCGGACAAAAACCTTATCAAATCAATGTTGGCGCAGTAGTGGACAATAAGGAATGGTGTCTATATGACAGTGAATCCATGACTGTAACTTTTTTACAGGCACAATAA
- a CDS encoding methyl-accepting chemotaxis protein: protein MFGKSKIDNYEYFGEASASDIQTNERFKEKLDFLALSKVRRQSVSLLNQIYTENRNDILDNFYTRLLSIPEFKQIIVENSSVERLKVTFDRHFSSLFQDELNIEYVFKRRRIAYTHARIGVLPNWMISAYTLINQLIIPLIAKHCGRDYKKLLDTLLAYDSLVTLDLQIIVETYIEIQGGSVVNGLGEIIKYNTQLDQMKELIQFQEVQHNDVKLASDLMLELDSSIEEIAASVGDISTHTQASLTELNNDLTSLQQVSTILQNTDEGQQAVRQNVANLVDRVHSVSKVMELIQGIADQTNLLALNASIEAARAGEAGKGFAVVAEEVRKLADDTKRSVQSIDSDIKALLHITENIDDLTRRSTEELHVGVSDVIQITNTLSELNDTLQTQGARFEEIASTTRHQAESASEIAERNRSMTESTIRSQEIAFETGSAIYTLSKMIDEYRSQTISKNFIISQEDIIEVAITDHLLWRWRIYNLLLGFEEMTSLNLDSPRDSNLGQWYYGKGRELLGDEKEYRELETPFLKVYEIAKKAVKAHTAGEKALAEKYLEELTDTSTVVITKLQRLQEILIDSKAQFLT, encoded by the coding sequence ATGTTTGGGAAAAGTAAAATTGATAACTATGAGTATTTCGGTGAAGCCTCAGCGTCAGATATTCAAACAAATGAGCGTTTTAAAGAAAAATTAGATTTTTTAGCCTTAAGTAAGGTTCGTCGTCAATCTGTGTCATTATTAAATCAAATTTATACGGAAAATCGTAATGACATTTTAGATAATTTCTATACGCGTTTATTATCAATTCCGGAATTCAAACAAATTATAGTAGAGAATTCAAGTGTAGAGCGTTTAAAAGTAACTTTTGACCGTCATTTTTCTAGTCTTTTCCAAGATGAATTAAACATTGAATATGTGTTTAAGCGTCGTCGTATTGCGTATACACATGCTCGGATTGGCGTATTACCAAACTGGATGATTTCGGCCTACACATTAATCAACCAATTAATTATTCCTTTAATTGCAAAACATTGTGGCCGCGATTATAAAAAATTACTAGATACATTACTTGCATACGATAGTTTAGTTACTTTAGATTTGCAAATTATTGTTGAAACATACATTGAAATTCAAGGTGGCTCGGTAGTTAATGGTCTTGGAGAAATCATTAAATACAATACACAACTTGATCAAATGAAAGAGCTTATTCAGTTCCAAGAAGTACAACATAATGATGTTAAATTAGCGAGTGATTTAATGCTTGAACTTGATTCAAGTATTGAGGAAATTGCTGCATCGGTAGGGGATATTTCGACACATACGCAAGCGTCATTAACAGAATTGAATAATGACCTTACATCATTACAACAAGTATCGACGATTTTACAAAATACAGACGAAGGTCAACAAGCAGTGCGCCAAAATGTAGCGAACCTAGTAGACCGAGTACATAGTGTATCAAAAGTAATGGAGCTAATCCAAGGTATCGCAGACCAAACAAACTTACTTGCATTAAACGCTTCGATCGAGGCAGCACGTGCAGGTGAGGCTGGTAAAGGTTTCGCAGTAGTAGCAGAAGAAGTGCGTAAATTAGCAGATGATACTAAACGCTCTGTTCAATCGATTGATTCAGATATTAAAGCATTATTACATATTACTGAAAACATCGATGATTTAACAAGACGTTCAACAGAAGAGTTACACGTAGGTGTATCGGATGTGATTCAAATTACGAACACATTATCTGAATTGAATGATACATTACAAACACAAGGTGCACGCTTTGAAGAAATTGCTTCGACAACTCGTCACCAAGCAGAATCCGCTTCTGAAATTGCTGAGCGTAACCGCAGCATGACAGAAAGCACAATTCGTAGTCAAGAAATCGCGTTTGAAACAGGTTCGGCTATATATACATTAAGTAAAATGATTGATGAATACCGTTCACAAACAATCTCGAAAAACTTCATTATTTCTCAAGAAGATATTATCGAGGTAGCAATTACTGACCACCTATTATGGCGCTGGAGAATCTACAACTTATTACTAGGCTTTGAAGAAATGACGAGTTTAAATTTAGATTCTCCACGTGACTCAAACTTAGGTCAGTGGTATTACGGTAAAGGCCGTGAATTACTGGGTGATGAAAAGGAATATCGCGAGTTAGAAACGCCATTCTTAAAAGTGTATGAAATTGCAAAAAAGGCAGTAAAAGCTCATACAGCTGGCGAAAAAGCTTTAGCAGAAAAGTATTTGGAAGAATTGACTGACACATCAACGGTTGTAATTACGAAGCTTCAACGATTACAAGAAATTTTAATTGATTCAAAAGCACAGTTTTTAACTTGA
- a CDS encoding radical SAM/SPASM domain-containing protein, whose amino-acid sequence MKTFKKVYIEITSVCNLACSFCPPTERAKGLIKVEQFANILDEISGYTKYIYLHVKGEPLLHPRIGQLLDIAHEKGFKVNITTNGTLIKKNRDKLLGKPALRQINFSLHSFDGHEGSENREKYLGDILEFVRDVREHNVIISYRLWNLQRNNISEIANRRNRETLDILEKEYELDYEIQERVEMGKGVKITKNIYLNQDHEFRWPSLLEKADEGKGFCHALRTHAAILVDGSVVPCCLDGEGVINLGNVHEQKFGDIIGSERAQNLVDGFSRREAVEDLCKKCGFRQKFGMDSELPDL is encoded by the coding sequence TTGAAAACATTTAAAAAAGTTTATATTGAAATTACGAGCGTTTGCAATTTAGCATGTAGCTTTTGTCCGCCAACAGAGCGTGCAAAAGGCTTAATAAAGGTCGAACAATTTGCCAATATATTAGATGAAATTAGTGGATATACAAAATATATTTATTTACATGTAAAGGGAGAGCCGCTATTACATCCGCGCATTGGGCAATTGTTAGACATCGCTCATGAAAAAGGATTCAAAGTAAATATTACAACAAATGGTACTTTAATTAAAAAGAACCGTGACAAGCTGTTAGGAAAGCCTGCATTACGCCAAATCAATTTTTCGTTGCATAGCTTTGATGGACATGAGGGTTCAGAAAATCGTGAAAAATATTTAGGTGATATTTTAGAATTTGTACGTGATGTACGTGAACATAATGTAATTATCTCGTATCGTCTATGGAATTTACAACGCAACAACATTTCGGAAATCGCCAATCGTCGCAACCGCGAAACGTTAGATATTCTTGAAAAAGAATATGAATTAGATTATGAAATTCAAGAACGAGTTGAAATGGGTAAGGGCGTCAAAATCACTAAAAATATTTACTTAAACCAAGATCACGAATTCCGCTGGCCAAGCCTGCTGGAAAAAGCAGATGAAGGTAAAGGTTTTTGCCATGCGCTTCGTACACATGCTGCGATTTTAGTAGATGGCTCTGTAGTTCCTTGCTGTTTGGATGGAGAAGGGGTAATCAATTTAGGGAATGTCCATGAACAAAAATTTGGAGACATAATTGGTAGTGAACGCGCACAAAATTTAGTAGACGGGTTTTCTCGACGTGAGGCGGTTGAGGACTTATGTAAAAAATGTGGCTTCCGTCAGAAATTTGGAATGGATTCTGAATTACCTGATTTGTAA
- a CDS encoding DUF1456 family protein: protein MENNDILIRVRYALDLKNREMVEIFKLGGETVAAEEMPKILIKSLAKDEEVPADYDQIKINDKKLEAFFNGLITFKRGPMPKKEGQTAPVQEKPDHVNNMVLKKLKVACQLTTEEMLDVLDDGGIAVSKGELGAIMRKPGHRNYKECGDNFTRKFLKGLSIRYRG, encoded by the coding sequence ATGGAAAATAACGATATTTTAATCCGTGTGCGATATGCACTTGATTTAAAGAATAGAGAGATGGTAGAAATTTTTAAGCTAGGCGGCGAAACAGTGGCAGCAGAAGAAATGCCAAAAATATTAATAAAGTCTTTAGCGAAAGATGAAGAAGTACCGGCTGATTATGATCAAATTAAAATAAATGATAAAAAACTTGAAGCATTTTTTAACGGGCTGATTACATTTAAACGTGGGCCAATGCCTAAAAAAGAAGGGCAAACTGCGCCAGTGCAAGAAAAACCGGATCATGTAAACAATATGGTATTAAAAAAATTAAAGGTTGCTTGTCAGCTAACGACTGAAGAAATGTTAGACGTTTTAGATGATGGGGGAATCGCGGTATCAAAAGGTGAGTTAGGTGCGATTATGCGTAAGCCAGGCCACCGAAACTATAAAGAATGTGGCGATAACTTCACACGTAAGTTTTTAAAAGGCTTATCAATTCGATATCGTGGATAA
- a CDS encoding catalase, protein MEENILTNRQGHPVTNNQQIRSVGKRGPATLENYDFIEKISHFDRERVPERVVHARGAGAHGYFEAYGTVGNEPIDKYTRAKLFQTKGKKTPVFVRFSTVIHGGHSPETLRDPRGFAVKFYTEDGNWDLVGNNLKIFFIRDAMKFPDMIHAFKPDPVTNRQDAERFFDFCAASPESFHMVTLVYSPWGIPANYRMMQGSGVNTYKWVNEQGKAMLIKYHWEPKQGIRNLTQQQAQDIQGKNFNHATQDLFDAIEKGDYPEWELFVQMMEDGEHPELDFDPLDDTKLWPEEKFPWLAVGKMTLNKNPDDYFTEVEQVAFGTGVLVDGLDFSDDKMLQGRTFSYSDTQRYRVGANYLQLPINSPKKHVATNQRGGQMQIKVDHHENPHINYEPSLLGGLKEARQSGTEYTPYIEGNLVRAPIDRTNDTKQAGETYRKFEKWEQDDLILNLTTDLAKCASVIQETMIRYAEEADADYGRRLRENLQNTDSTGPLGNAQNDEAVEQAINESKETDHL, encoded by the coding sequence ATGGAAGAAAATATATTAACAAATCGCCAAGGACATCCTGTTACAAACAATCAGCAAATTCGTTCTGTTGGCAAACGTGGTCCGGCAACATTAGAAAACTATGATTTTATTGAAAAGATTAGTCATTTTGATCGCGAACGGGTACCAGAGCGTGTTGTTCATGCAAGGGGAGCTGGGGCTCACGGTTATTTTGAAGCATATGGTACGGTTGGAAATGAGCCGATTGATAAGTACACAAGAGCAAAGCTATTTCAAACAAAAGGTAAAAAAACACCAGTATTCGTCCGCTTTTCAACGGTGATTCATGGAGGACATTCACCTGAAACATTACGTGACCCACGTGGCTTTGCGGTTAAATTTTATACTGAGGATGGAAATTGGGATTTAGTAGGCAACAATTTAAAAATCTTCTTTATTCGTGATGCAATGAAGTTCCCAGATATGATTCATGCTTTTAAGCCAGATCCCGTAACAAATCGTCAAGATGCCGAACGTTTTTTTGATTTTTGTGCAGCCTCACCTGAAAGTTTTCATATGGTAACACTCGTTTATTCACCTTGGGGAATTCCGGCAAACTATCGTATGATGCAAGGCTCAGGCGTCAACACGTATAAATGGGTCAATGAACAAGGAAAAGCAATGCTTATCAAATACCATTGGGAGCCAAAGCAGGGGATTCGCAATTTAACACAGCAGCAGGCGCAGGATATTCAAGGGAAAAACTTTAACCATGCAACGCAAGATTTATTTGATGCGATTGAAAAGGGCGATTATCCTGAATGGGAGCTGTTTGTCCAAATGATGGAGGATGGTGAACATCCAGAGCTTGATTTTGATCCACTTGATGATACGAAACTTTGGCCAGAAGAAAAATTCCCATGGCTGGCAGTTGGCAAAATGACATTGAACAAGAATCCTGATGATTACTTTACTGAGGTAGAACAAGTGGCATTTGGCACGGGTGTGTTAGTAGATGGACTTGATTTTTCTGATGACAAAATGCTGCAAGGGCGTACATTTAGTTATTCTGATACACAACGTTACCGAGTAGGCGCGAATTATTTACAGTTACCGATCAATTCGCCGAAAAAGCATGTCGCAACAAATCAGCGTGGGGGACAAATGCAAATAAAAGTCGACCACCATGAAAATCCACATATTAATTACGAGCCATCATTATTAGGTGGATTAAAGGAAGCTCGACAATCTGGAACAGAATATACTCCTTATATAGAAGGGAATTTAGTACGAGCACCAATAGACCGAACAAATGACACGAAGCAAGCAGGAGAAACGTATCGTAAATTTGAAAAGTGGGAGCAAGATGATCTTATTTTAAATTTAACGACTGATTTAGCAAAATGTGCGTCGGTTATTCAAGAAACGATGATTCGTTACGCAGAAGAGGCAGATGCGGATTATGGGCGTCGTTTACGAGAAAATTTACAAAATACTGATAGTACAGGTCCACTTGGTAATGCACAAAATGACGAGGCAGTAGAACAAGCTATTAATGAAAGTAAAGAAACAGATCACCTATAA
- a CDS encoding peptide ABC transporter substrate-binding protein, whose translation MKFNKFLTLMMVLVLSIVLAACSSDDSKEEVDKSSEGTTDTGTESTTEPASEPKEINLVFGSEPPSIHPGLATDTTSSTMIQNIFEGLMTMENGEAKEAAAESYEISDDLLTYTFKLRDAKWTNGDPVTAEDFAYSWKWVLDPANASEYASILYPIKGAEAFNLGTGSGDDLGIKVVDEKTIEVTLEVPTPYFLELTAFKTMYPFHKGTQEANANWFAEADSIVSNGPYTLTEWVHNGNLVLTKSESYWDAANVNIDTVNISIVESESSQMAMYDADEIDFLGTNFGSISLEALDRLKADGTLNVEPYSGIYNYKFNTTDKVMSNVNIRKALALSIDRAGLIKNITKGEQEPALGMVPNAVGGFGDDSGYFKDADYEGAKKFLEAGLKELGLASPADLEITVSYNTSEAHAAIAQFIQQGWSSQLGINVKLDNAEWQVYLDKLSNLDYQVGRLGWIADYNDAYTFLEMYNSASNGNNDTGWENADYAALLKQSVIETDPAKRTATLLEAEAIMMDEMPVAPIYFYTNLYINKDFVTGMVPDALGNISLKNVDINK comes from the coding sequence ATGAAATTCAACAAATTTCTAACACTGATGATGGTACTTGTACTGTCGATCGTACTTGCTGCATGTAGTTCAGATGACAGTAAGGAAGAGGTTGACAAATCATCCGAAGGCACGACAGACACAGGTACCGAAAGTACTACAGAACCAGCTTCAGAACCAAAAGAAATTAACTTAGTATTTGGATCTGAGCCACCATCAATACACCCTGGTTTGGCAACAGATACGACTTCAAGTACTATGATTCAAAACATTTTCGAAGGGTTAATGACTATGGAAAACGGCGAAGCTAAAGAAGCTGCTGCTGAAAGCTATGAGATTTCTGATGACCTTTTAACATACACGTTCAAATTACGTGATGCTAAATGGACAAATGGTGACCCAGTTACTGCAGAAGATTTTGCTTATTCTTGGAAATGGGTTTTAGATCCAGCGAACGCATCTGAATACGCTTCAATTTTATACCCAATCAAAGGCGCTGAAGCATTTAACCTTGGTACAGGTTCAGGTGATGATTTAGGTATTAAAGTAGTTGATGAAAAAACAATCGAAGTTACTTTAGAAGTGCCAACACCGTACTTCCTAGAGTTAACAGCTTTCAAAACAATGTATCCATTCCATAAAGGTACACAAGAAGCTAATGCAAACTGGTTTGCTGAAGCAGATTCAATTGTTTCAAACGGACCATATACTTTAACTGAGTGGGTTCACAACGGTAACCTAGTATTAACTAAATCAGAAAGTTACTGGGATGCTGCAAATGTCAACATCGACACTGTAAACATTTCTATTGTAGAGTCTGAAAGCTCTCAAATGGCTATGTATGATGCAGATGAAATTGATTTCTTAGGTACAAACTTTGGTTCAATCTCTTTAGAGGCACTGGATCGCTTAAAAGCAGATGGTACTTTAAATGTGGAACCTTACTCTGGTATCTATAATTACAAATTTAACACAACTGACAAAGTTATGAGTAACGTCAACATTCGTAAAGCATTAGCTTTATCGATTGACCGTGCAGGCCTAATCAAAAACATTACTAAAGGTGAGCAAGAGCCAGCTTTAGGTATGGTTCCGAACGCTGTTGGAGGTTTCGGCGATGATTCTGGTTACTTCAAAGACGCTGATTATGAAGGCGCTAAAAAATTCTTAGAAGCTGGTTTAAAAGAGTTAGGTTTAGCTAGCCCAGCAGATTTAGAAATTACGGTTTCTTACAATACTTCTGAGGCACACGCTGCAATTGCTCAATTTATCCAACAAGGTTGGTCTTCACAATTAGGCATTAACGTAAAGCTTGATAACGCTGAATGGCAAGTGTATTTAGACAAATTATCAAACTTAGACTACCAAGTTGGGCGTTTAGGCTGGATTGCTGACTACAATGATGCCTATACATTCTTAGAAATGTATAACTCAGCTTCAAACGGTAACAACGATACAGGTTGGGAAAATGCTGATTACGCAGCATTATTAAAACAGTCTGTTATTGAAACAGATCCTGCAAAACGTACTGCAACATTATTAGAAGCAGAAGCTATCATGATGGATGAAATGCCAGTAGCTCCAATCTACTTCTACACAAACCTTTACATTAATAAAGACTTTGTAACAGGCATGGTTCCAGATGCTTTAGGTAACATTTCACTTAAAAACGTTGATATCAATAAATAA
- a CDS encoding ABC transporter permease, producing MLNYILKRILYIFVALFVIISATFFLMKLAPGSPFASERQLPPAIEQQLNEKYGLDNPWYIQYKDYLVSSFTFDFGESMKYKGRSVNDMISEGFPVSLVLGIEAMILAIGLGILLGVISALYHNKFPDYVSTVIAVLGISVPSFILAGLLQLFFSLKLGWFPVTGWKGFIYTVLPATAIALTHAGFIAKLTRSSMLEQNNSEYVKLARAKGIGKWSVVFKHSLRNALLPVVTYLGPLTAGVVTGSFIIEQIFAVPGIGRHFVQSITNRDYTTIMGVTVFYSIILLLAVLIVDILYQFIDPRIKLKGAKKS from the coding sequence ATGCTTAACTACATTTTAAAGAGAATTCTTTACATCTTCGTTGCTCTTTTTGTTATTATTTCAGCTACATTCTTCTTAATGAAGTTGGCTCCAGGTAGTCCATTCGCTAGTGAACGTCAACTTCCGCCAGCAATTGAACAGCAACTAAACGAAAAATATGGCCTCGATAATCCATGGTACATTCAATATAAGGACTATTTAGTTTCGTCATTTACATTTGATTTCGGTGAATCGATGAAATATAAAGGTCGTTCTGTAAACGATATGATTTCTGAAGGATTCCCGGTGTCTTTAGTTTTAGGTATAGAGGCAATGATTTTAGCCATTGGTCTTGGGATATTGCTTGGAGTTATATCTGCGCTTTACCATAATAAGTTTCCTGACTATGTGTCGACTGTAATCGCCGTCTTAGGGATTTCAGTACCATCATTTATTTTAGCGGGCCTTTTACAATTATTCTTTTCTTTGAAACTCGGATGGTTCCCAGTAACTGGATGGAAAGGCTTTATCTACACAGTATTGCCTGCAACAGCTATTGCCCTAACACACGCCGGCTTCATTGCAAAACTAACACGATCAAGTATGTTAGAACAAAATAATAGTGAGTACGTTAAATTAGCACGTGCAAAAGGGATTGGAAAATGGTCAGTCGTCTTCAAACACTCACTACGCAATGCATTGTTGCCAGTTGTCACATATTTAGGACCCTTAACTGCTGGTGTTGTAACTGGTAGTTTCATTATCGAACAAATATTTGCGGTTCCTGGTATTGGACGCCACTTCGTTCAATCAATTACTAACCGGGATTATACTACCATAATGGGTGTAACCGTTTTCTACTCCATTATTTTATTGCTCGCTGTATTAATAGTAGATATTTTATATCAATTCATTGATCCACGAATTAAGTTAAAAGGAGCGAAAAAATCATGA